The following proteins are co-located in the Lacticaseibacillus paracasei subsp. paracasei genome:
- the dnaX gene encoding DNA polymerase III subunit gamma/tau, giving the protein MSYQALYRVWRPQQFKDVIGQEAITKTLKNALITGQTSHAYLFTGPRGTGKTSVAKILAKALNCLHLEDGEPDNTCEICQAINNGSLTDVIEIDAASNNGVDEIRDIRDKAKYAPTQARVKVYIIDEVHMLSSGAFNALLKTLEEPPAHVVFILATTEPHKIPATIISRTQRFDFRRITPEDIVKRMRFILDDKQITYDDAALKVIAKAAEGGMRDALSILDQVLSFGDNHVTTEDALDVTGGVTTAVLGKYLAAVLAKDHAQALKMIEDLLASGKDAGRLIEDLIEYLRDLLVNQQAPTLLGDLEKSLLDDQFKILSENFKPEQIYHMIDVLNSTQQQLRMTNHPEIYLEVATVRLSETTTPQVTAAPAQAENPQFEKLTAKVKQLSDQLKRVEANGGTIPPPTRTRKHVKAKANHVNRKAIYPILGAATKQDLTNLKDVWPNLLGLLSITKRAMMKVSEPVAASPNGVIVSFDYDIYVERAMNDAALMTELESGLQKLTGKQPKIVLVQSDVWPTIRQDYIQELKAPENKEQKADTKPQIPPVVSKLTELFGKDAPNVTIKND; this is encoded by the coding sequence GTGAGTTATCAAGCGTTATATCGGGTGTGGCGCCCGCAGCAATTTAAAGATGTGATTGGCCAAGAAGCCATCACCAAGACGCTGAAAAATGCGCTGATTACTGGCCAGACAAGCCACGCCTATCTTTTTACCGGCCCCCGCGGTACCGGTAAAACATCGGTCGCCAAGATTCTGGCAAAGGCATTGAACTGTCTACACTTGGAGGATGGTGAGCCAGATAATACTTGTGAAATTTGTCAGGCTATTAATAATGGCAGTTTGACCGATGTTATCGAAATTGATGCTGCTTCTAACAACGGCGTGGATGAGATTCGTGACATTCGGGACAAGGCAAAATATGCGCCAACACAAGCTCGCGTCAAAGTGTATATCATCGATGAAGTGCATATGTTATCGAGCGGAGCCTTCAATGCTCTGCTGAAAACGCTGGAAGAACCGCCGGCGCATGTGGTGTTTATTTTAGCCACGACGGAGCCACATAAAATCCCAGCAACGATTATTTCGCGAACACAACGATTTGATTTTCGCCGGATCACGCCGGAAGATATCGTTAAGCGAATGCGTTTTATTTTGGATGATAAGCAAATCACATACGACGATGCTGCGTTGAAAGTGATTGCCAAAGCAGCTGAAGGCGGCATGCGGGATGCCTTATCGATTCTTGATCAAGTGTTGAGTTTTGGCGATAATCACGTCACAACGGAAGATGCACTTGATGTCACAGGCGGTGTGACTACTGCTGTTTTGGGCAAGTATTTAGCCGCGGTCCTCGCCAAGGATCATGCGCAGGCATTGAAAATGATCGAGGATTTGTTAGCGTCAGGTAAAGATGCTGGGCGGTTAATCGAAGATCTGATTGAATACTTGCGGGATCTGTTGGTTAATCAACAAGCACCGACACTCTTGGGTGATTTAGAAAAAAGCTTACTTGATGATCAATTCAAAATTCTGAGCGAGAACTTCAAGCCAGAGCAGATCTACCACATGATTGACGTGTTGAATAGCACGCAGCAACAACTGCGGATGACCAATCATCCGGAAATTTATCTAGAAGTGGCAACGGTTCGATTAAGCGAAACGACAACGCCACAGGTTACGGCAGCACCAGCACAGGCAGAAAATCCGCAATTTGAAAAATTGACGGCAAAAGTCAAACAGCTGAGTGATCAACTGAAACGGGTCGAGGCGAACGGCGGCACCATTCCGCCACCAACCAGAACCCGGAAACATGTGAAGGCCAAAGCCAACCATGTCAATCGTAAAGCTATTTATCCGATTTTAGGTGCCGCAACCAAACAGGACCTGACCAATTTAAAGGATGTTTGGCCGAATCTGCTGGGTCTGCTTAGTATCACGAAACGCGCCATGATGAAAGTCAGTGAACCGGTTGCTGCCAGTCCTAACGGTGTGATCGTGAGTTTCGATTATGATATCTACGTTGAACGCGCCATGAATGATGCCGCACTGATGACGGAATTGGAAAGTGGTCTACAAAAATTAACCGGCAAGCAGCCAAAAATTGTTTTGGTTCAAAGTGATGTCTGGCCAACCATTCGACAAGATTATATTCAAGAATTGAAGGCCCCTGAAAACAAGGAACAGAAAGCTGACACTAAACCGCAGATACCGCCAGTTGTTAGCAAATTAACAGAACTATTTGGTAAAGATGCACCTAACGTAACAATCAAAAATGACTAG
- the tadA gene encoding tRNA adenosine(34) deaminase TadA: MDEHDINQFMDAALTEAKKAAAIGEVPIGAVIVHQGEIIGRGYNLRETTQDATHHAEMLAIQAACKTLGTWRLEDCSLFVTLEPCPMCAGAMINARVATCYFGATDPKAGVAGTFYNLLADTRFNHQVAVVSGIKADESATLLQTFFRTIRAKRKAAKRAGQTSENQL; encoded by the coding sequence ATGGACGAACACGACATCAATCAATTTATGGATGCGGCTCTAACCGAGGCCAAAAAAGCCGCTGCAATCGGCGAAGTGCCGATTGGCGCAGTGATCGTTCATCAAGGCGAGATTATCGGCCGTGGTTATAATTTGCGTGAAACAACTCAAGACGCGACGCATCATGCCGAGATGCTGGCGATTCAGGCCGCATGCAAAACGCTTGGTACATGGCGCCTGGAAGATTGCAGCTTATTTGTCACGTTAGAACCATGTCCAATGTGTGCCGGCGCTATGATCAATGCACGCGTGGCGACGTGTTACTTTGGTGCCACTGATCCTAAAGCAGGCGTTGCTGGCACTTTTTATAATTTATTGGCGGACACCCGCTTTAATCATCAAGTTGCTGTGGTCAGCGGCATCAAAGCCGATGAAAGCGCCACGTTGCTACAAACGTTTTTCCGAACGATCCGGGCCAAAAGAAAAGCCGCCAAGCGGGCTGGTCAAACCAGTGAGAATCAGTTATAA
- a CDS encoding class I SAM-dependent methyltransferase, with the protein MNHYYTNDPDLAHDEHSFDFELGGHSLRFTSDNGVFSKHTVDFGSRVLIATILADELPAGPILDVGTGYGPIGLALAKRFPDRQVTMSDVNERALALAQRNATDNDISNVTIVESSMYDQIDGQFGVIVTNPPIRAGKTIVSGILAGAAEHLLPHGQLYAVIQKKQGAPSALKLMKTIYQDASIVKKEHGYYILKATK; encoded by the coding sequence TTGAATCACTATTATACGAATGATCCTGATTTGGCCCATGATGAGCACAGCTTTGACTTTGAGCTAGGTGGGCATTCGCTCCGCTTTACCAGCGATAATGGCGTGTTTTCGAAACACACGGTGGATTTTGGCAGTCGGGTTTTGATCGCAACCATACTGGCAGACGAATTGCCAGCGGGACCGATACTTGATGTTGGAACGGGTTACGGGCCGATTGGGCTTGCTTTGGCGAAGCGCTTTCCTGATCGCCAAGTAACGATGAGTGATGTGAATGAACGTGCACTTGCTTTGGCACAGCGCAATGCAACGGATAACGATATCAGCAATGTCACGATTGTCGAAAGTTCCATGTATGATCAGATAGATGGCCAATTTGGCGTGATTGTGACGAATCCGCCGATTCGTGCTGGTAAAACCATCGTTTCCGGTATTCTTGCCGGCGCTGCCGAGCATTTGTTGCCGCATGGTCAGTTATATGCGGTGATTCAAAAGAAACAAGGTGCGCCATCTGCATTGAAACTGATGAAAACAATTTATCAAGATGCCAGCATTGTAAAAAAGGAACACGGGTACTATATTCTTAAAGCGACAAAATAA